Below is a window of Plasmodium sp. gorilla clade G2 genome assembly, chromosome: 14 DNA.
ATTGGATTTAAAGTTGAAAATGCCCATGATAGAATTATGAAAACTATAAAAACccataaattaaaaaattacattaAAGAATCTGTGAAATTTCTTAATTCAGGACTTACCCAAAGAAATTATTTAGGTAgttcaaatgataatatcGAATTAGTAGATTTCCaaaatataatgttttatGGAGATGCAGAAGTTGGAGATAACCAACAACCATTTACATTTATCCTTGATACAGGTTCAGCTAATTTATGGGTCCCAAGTGTTAAATGTACAACAGCTGGATGTTTAACTAAACATCTTTATGATTCATCTAAATCAAGAACATATGAAAAAGATGGAACCAAAGTAGAAATGACTTATGTTTCTGGAACTGTTAGTGGATTCTTTAGTAAAGATTTAGTAACCGTTGGTAATTTATCTGTtccatataaatttattgaaGTAATAGATACTAACGGATTCGAACCAACATATACTGCTTCAACATTTGATGGTATCCTTGGTTTAGGATGGAAAGATTTATCAATCGGTTCAGTAGATCCAATTGTTGTTGAATTGAAAAACCAAAACAAAATTGAAAATGCTCTTTTCACCTTTTACTTACCTGTACATGATAAACATACAGGATTCTTAACCATTGGTGGTATTGAAGAAAGATTTTATGATGGACCATTAActtatgaaaaattaaaccACGATTTATATTGGCAAATAACTTTAGATGCACAAGttggaaatataaaatcagAAAAAGCAAACTGTATTGTAGATAGTGGTACAAGTGCTATTACTGTACCAACTGATttcttaaataatatgatgcAAGATTTAGATGTCATTAAAATACCATTCTTACCTTTCTATGTAACTCTTTGCAACAACAATAAATTACCAACATTCGAATTCAGTTCAGAAAATGGTAAATACACATTAGAACCAGAATACTACCTTCAACATATAGAAGATGTTGGTCCAGGATTATGTATGCTTAATATCATAGGATTAGATTTCCCAGTTCCAACCTTTATTTTAGGTGACCCATTCatgagaaaatattttaccgTCTTTGATTATGATAATCACAGTGTTGGTATTGCTCTTGctaaaaagaatttataaaaataaaaaaaaaatttgaaaataaaaggaaaacatattagcataatatataagtataataattatatgtttcaccttttttatatgaatatgagAAAATACATTATGTACTTAATGAACCACTTTATAGCAAGTTAAATAATTAAAccatatcttttatttttatttttattttttttttaatttttttttttttatattttttttttcacatacTCCGTATTGTTGTAAAAgcatatataatgataatataaacatttcattaagaatttataattttttatatttaattttttttatttttttcacagtattaatatgtatatatatatatatatatacatattagtTATATTTGACAAATAAATTTTCTTTCATAACCTAACACAAGAGTGagttcataaaaatatatttttaaatatatatatatatgtatattttttcaatattggttcatatttttttctttttttcactTGAAAATATTTGACTTATTATAtttagtattatatatatatatatatatatatatatatatatatatataaaagaagttttatataataaatgtagtAATGTCTAATACAAATTATTAGtccttttattaaataaaatttatataatacataaatatatgtatacaaaataagggataattttatttttgaataacttttaaaaacaatgaagaataataaaaaaaaaataaaataaaataaaataaaataaaataaaagaataaattgGCTAGCTTGTCATTAGGCTAGCTACACTTTTTAAAAACTTTtaggggaaaaaaaaaaataataataataataata
It encodes the following:
- a CDS encoding plasmepsin II, with amino-acid sequence MDITVRENDFKHGFIKSNSTFDGLNFDDSKKKKKMQRGFQILYVLLFCGVMCGLFYYVYENVWLQRDNEMNEILKNSQHLTIGFKVENAHDRIMKTIKTHKLKNYIKESVKFLNSGLTQRNYLGSSNDNIELVDFQNIMFYGDAEVGDNQQPFTFILDTGSANLWVPSVKCTTAGCLTKHLYDSSKSRTYEKDGTKVEMTYVSGTVSGFFSKDLVTVGNLSVPYKFIEVIDTNGFEPTYTASTFDGILGLGWKDLSIGSVDPIVVELKNQNKIENALFTFYLPVHDKHTGFLTIGGIEERFYDGPLTYEKLNHDLYWQITLDAQVGNIKSEKANCIVDSGTSAITVPTDFLNNMMQDLDVIKIPFLPFYVTLCNNNKLPTFEFSSENGKYTLEPEYYLQHIEDVGPGLCMLNIIGLDFPVPTFILGDPFMRKYFTVFDYDNHSVGIALAKKNL